TGTTGGTGCAGGGACTTCAGAGGTCGGTGATTCGGTTGATGGCTGTTTGTACGAAGATGCTAAGGGGCAAAATGTACCTGCTTCTTGTGGAGTAGTTGAAGACTCATATCAGCAGAGTGAATATGCACCACATGCTTTTTCTTCCAATTCGTCAGCAGCTGATAAATTTGCGTTGCTCGAAGCAGAGTTGGAAGGAGAATTGTTTGAGGAAGCGCTTTCGGCAGGTATTGCAGCTCAATCGTTTGATAAAGCAAAACAGGAAGTAGCGGAAAAGGCAGAAGCAACACCTTCTTGTCGTAGCGAAATTTCGTCAGATGAAAAGCAGACTCCAGCCAGAATTCCTGATGACCTTCATAGTGAGATAAGGCAGGAACCGGTTCGACAGACAAAAGAACTGCACGGCTTTGTTTATGAAAGTGATCATAACAATGTTAGTTTGTATGTCTCCAAAGTTGAGAATGCTGTGGAAGCAGAGCAATTGCGAGCAGCATTGCTTGAGTTGTTGTCATCCCACGCGGATGTTGAACTGGTGTTACGTACCCCGATTCGGGGAAATTTAGAATTGCTGCAATTGCTGTTGGCAGCGGCGATGACAGCAGGGTTACGTCGCCAGAACTTTCGAGTTTCCGGCGAAGGAAGAGAAAGTGTTGCCGAGTTGCTTGCAAGTTGCGGCATAACGTTTGATGTGCTGAAAGCGCAAGGTATTGCTGACTTCTTAGGCTAGTATATAGCGAAATAAAAAAAGGACTGCCGTTATACGTTCTGCGTCCCCCGCCGATCACGTATGTGGCAGCCCTCGGAGTGGTGTAAAAATTATGGAACGTTGCACTCACTACCTTCGCTGCAGTAATTGAAAATAAACTGCCCTATCTGTGTACCCAGATAGACGCATTCAATACCATCAATGCAGTCCTGTGCTTCTTTTTTTTCAATGTATGTCATTAATTCATGCTGGTGCTTTGAAAGTTGCGCAACCCATGCTTTTTTTTCGTCATCAAAGTGAATAGACAATTCAATGTTGTTTTTCTCTATTTCCGGATAAAACGATAATATTTTAGTACGAAGGTTTTCTGGCGTAATGATCATGTGTCAGCTCCTTTGCTTCCTGTAAGCATAGTGGACAGGGCAGGGCTGTACAACATTTGGAACACAGAATATCAAGTGCTTAACTATGAGATAGAGCGTTATCCTCTTCTAATTGTAAGTTATTTGGTGTCTCTGGGCAGGATAAAAAATAACGAAAAAAGCCGTGACCATATGGTCACGGCTTTTTCTGTTAACAGAAAGGAGTGTTCTACTTATTGGTAGATGAGAATTCATTTCGCAGAGAGTCAATAAGCTTTCTAACAGGAATGATTTCTTTAATACGGTGCACGTTCGTGCCTGAGAATGCGAATCCTCGGGAAAGGTTGCCTTTTTTAGCGTTAAGCAGTGCTGCAGCGATGCAGTACGGACTTTGTTCGTGTGCGCAATTGTGAATACACTCAAATGGGCATTTGAACGGCTTTTTAAGGCCCTTGCGGGAGTCTTCAACGAATTTGTTTTTAAGAGCGCGACCAGGAAGCCCGACAGGGCTTTTGATGACAGTTACGTCTTCTTCTGTTGCTTCAACATACGCTTGTTTAAAGCGGTCGTCAGCATCACACTCATCTGTGGCAACAAATCTGGTTCCCATCTGTACCCCTGCTGCACCCATTTCGATGAATTTTTTAATATCTTCACCGGTGTAGATGCCCCCTGCAGCGATAACAGGAATGGTTTTTCCTGATTTGGCTTCAAACTCTTTAACCGCATCGATGACTTCACTTACAACTTTTTCAAGTGCGAAGTCAGGGTCTTCGAGCTGTTCAGCTTTAAATCCAAGATGGCCGCCTGCTTTGGGTCCCTCAACCACAAAAGCGTCCGGCAGGTAATCATACTTGGATGCCCATTTTTTACAAAGAATCTTAGCAGCGCGAGCTGATGAGACGATAGGCACAAGCTTAGTGTGAGCCTTTTCCTTGTGTTCTTCGTAGTATTCTTTCAAGTACGCAGGTAAATCTAAAGGAAGTCCTGCTCCAGAGAATATTACGTCGATTTTTTCATCAAGAGATGTTTTTACGAGGTCGGCAAAGTTTGTAAGAGCAACCATAATGTTTACTCCGAGTACGCCTTTGGTCATCTCTTTTGCTTTACGAATTTCTTTACGCATTGCACGGATGTTTGCTTCCAAAGGATTTTTGCCTACGTCAGGTTCACTCATTCCGATCATAGCTCCAGCGATAACTCCGATGCCTCCCTCATTGGCAACGGCACTAGCAAGCTTGGAAAGAGAAATTCCAACGCCCATACCTCCCTGAATAATAGGAGTATTGGCAATAATGTCGCCAATCTTCAAGGTAGGAAATGACATGATTCAGTCCTCCAAATGCGGCGCTTCAATTCCGCATTGTGATTATATGTACTGCGCGGTGTCTCGCAGTCAGAGTACAACAGTTGATTTAGACATACTGTACCCTATTATTTACTTCGTTCTACTCATTACATAGAACAGCCCGCAGTGCAAGTGCACCATTGGCAATGGCGACCCTTTCGAGGTCGAATTATGGGTGATTTTTCGATGTGTCTGAGTATGAACTGGAGAATAAGCGGGATGTGCACAGTGATAATTTCATCGTGGAGTTCGTCATCAATTTTTTCAAAGAAAAGATGTTCCTTACCGTCCTTTTTTAATTCAACCCATCCGGCGTCACAAGATGATGTGAGCTTAGGATTGTGCATCATGTACAAGTAGGCAGGCAACTGCAGGTTAAGAATTTTCTCTGCTAATTGGTCAAGCGGGTCTTCAACGCCGCCATCCCATGTACGGATTTGTGCCATCAGGAACTCATCCTGCCATAGCCCGTTGTCAGGTTTATGTATGTTGCCTGTCTTGTAGTCCAGAATAACCCGCGTATTGTCCCTGATGTCGATACGGTCAGCTATTCCTGTTATGGAGCGTTCTTTGTTGTCGACTCCAATAGTTTTAATAAGTCTTTTTTCCAGAGAGTCAATTTTTGCCATGGGCTGATTTTTTAGAAAACGGCGTAAGCGTTCTTTGCCTGCTGTTTCTAACATAACAAAGGAGTCGTAAGGCACTTCCTGCTTGATATTGGATTCATGAAGCATTTGTACAAATAGACGTTGCAGTGGCTCTGGATCAAGTTTGCTGAACTCGGTTTCTTTGTGCAGATATCCAGTAAAAAACTTTTCTAAAACTTTATGGAATAAGTCTCCGATGGCGGCAAAATCTTCGGCTTCATTAACCTCGTCTACCGGGCGCAAATTACCTATGCGTTCCAGATAAAATTGCATTGGGCAATTCAAATACGTGTTCAGTGCGGAAGGTGACACGGGCTTAGCTAAAAAGTCTTCAATCCTGCCATTGATGGTTGAAGTTCTTTGGATGACATGATCATCTTTTTTTATGGTGGAAACGGGGTAGCTGATGCTATGCAATGGGGCGTCTCCAGCTTTTAGCAGCTTGCCTTGTTTGCACTCTTCTTTCCACAGAAGTTCTTCTACAAAGCGTGAGCGGATGTGCTTTTCTTCAAAGATACCGCTTCGTTCTGATCCTGTCTGATAGAGCACATGGATATTCGTTGCTCCGTGAATTAGACGGTAGAAGTTGTATGCTGCGACACTCTCACGGTGGCGGGCATCCGGTAAGCCTAGCATGGAGCGCAGACTGTCCGGTAGCAATGGGTCATTTCCCGGTAAGCCCGGAAGCTTGTTTTCTGTGGCATCCAGAACGTAAACGTTTTTAAAATGCAGCAGACGGGATTCCAACATGCCAAGAACCTGTAAACCCGTAAGCGGGTCAGCTTCAAACGGAACACGTTCTCCGCGGATTATTTCTCGCAAAATGGTGAACAGCACGCTTTGTGAAAATTCTTCATGGGCAAGAGAGCATTCGCGTAAGGATGGAATAACCTTGCGCATGATGCGGTACATTGATTCGGCATCAATCGGGAATCGTTCCCACAGGTTGCCGCCATGTTCCAGAAGTACTGTACATAAGTCGGCAAGAGTATTGGCAAGCTGTGACGGAGTAGAGATTTCTTCCCATGCGGTGATGGCGTATGAGAGAACTCTGTGCAGCAGTTCCTGCATTTCTTCTTCAGATGCTGTAGCGTTATCATCACGGGTGAATGGAATAGTGAACGGGGTATTATAGCTCTTACCCCTACGCAGTTCTTTTTCCATATTATGCAGGGTTACACCGAACGGACGTTCTTCTCCGATTGTCAGCATTTTGATGTAGGGATGGCGGATAAGGGAAATAATGTCTTTCCAATAATAGCCGTCCGCACGTTTGTTTTCTTGCAGATGTAGAACTACTTCTAACAACTGGAATAAGTTGGAACGCCATAGCGGATAGCCCATGGATATGTTCACGTCTTTTCGTGGTAGATGATGGAGCACTGGCATCATCAGTCCTGTGTCCGGCAGAACCACGGCGGTGTCGCTAATGGATTCCTGTTGCAGGAGCTTTTGTTCCATTGCATCCAGCTGGGAGTGCAGGTCGAATCCTTCGTAGAGTTGCAAATCCTGTTCGCGCTCTTGTGGCGTTTCGCATAGCTCCATGCCGGCAGCCCATTCTGAAATCCATTTACGATGTTCTCGGCATGCCCAGTGAGTGTGGCCTCCCGTGGTCAGCTCCGCATCAGAATGAATCATAATGGTTGCACCATACTCTGTGTGCAAAATACGGAAGAGTTCTTTTTCTACCCCTGTGAGACCATAGAAACCTGCAATATAAATTTTCTTGTGAGAAAGGCTCATGACGGGTGTTGAGCTTTCTTTGAGTAATTGCAGAACACGGAATGCGTCATATCCCGGGGTGGTCCAGCCGCGATTTTCCAGTTTTTCTGTGTAGGCATCATGGATGCGTCCGAGTTGTCCGAGAAGGATTGCGGCAAACGGAACAACCTGACCTTCCATATGATAGTAATCTTCCGGTGTTTGGTTCTGATTGAAGAAATCTTCCAGCAATGAGTTAAGACGCATACCCCATGGGAAAAAGCGCTGCGGATCGTTAAGCGGCAAAGATTGAAGAGGACCTGAGGTGAACGTGTCCTTTTTATTAATATCCTGAATACACTCCATCAACAGACCTACGCGGTCGAGCACTTCGATCACGTGAGGCGGAGTTGGTTCCAGTTCGCTACGGAGCATTTGGAAAACATCGCTTACCTGAAAGATTTGGGGCATAAGAAACGGCTTCGGCAGTCCTTCATTAAAGCGTAGGCTGTCAGAGAGGTATTTGCGCGGGCGGGAGTGCGGGAAGATAATCAGCGCATCGCCTGGATTGTTATTTGTGTCTGCAAGCATCCGTTTCATTAGACCGGAGATAAAATCGTTCTGCCAAGGGATAATGACAAATGGTTGAGTATGCATGATTAGGCTCCGGTGGAAAGGGTAACGTCTACGGTTTCGCGTGAATCAAGGTAAATAATGGTGCCCAGCAGTGTGCAGTTGTCATATGCCGGCATGGCATTCAGTAAATTAAGGTAACGGCGCACCTGCTGTTTATGTGCAGGGTCGTGGCCGCCTGTTTTGTATTCAATAATAGTAATGGCGTCCGGTTCGCGCACCAGTAAGTCGGCTCTGTGCTGATTACCGTGTTCGTCCATAATGCCTTGTTCCGGTCTGCCGAAGTGTTGCCATTTGGTAAAGTCAGGCAGGGTGGTGAGCCAGAGCAGCATGTCCGTCAGTTCTTCTTCTACTTCGGCTCTGTTTTCCATTGGTAGCGGATATTCACGCATACCATGTTGAATGGCACGATGAATGTCTTCCTGTGGGGTATCTAGAACGCGTAGGTGTTCTAGACATGTATGGACGAGGATACCGCGACGGCGTTCGTCAAAGATAATTTCTTCCAGCGGGTTACGGAAAATTTTTAAACGCGGCAGCCAATGCATCGGTTTCCATGCGAGGACATCTTCGTGCTCCGGTAGCAGTTTAGTTTGCTCTGCGGTTTCAACCTGTTTTTCCGCAAGGGTGCTTTCAGGAGCTTCACCAATGGTGATGCATCCTTTTTCGTCCATCTTGTCCTGATAGTCAGCAAGCAATACGCGTAAGCTTTTAAGGAGCGGAGAAGTGCGCTCGTGTGTTGGAGTCGATGTGATGGCTGCGTGTAACTCTTCAACAGGGCGTGTCCATGCAACGTAAAGCAGGTGCAGTTGTTCGCGGCAATCTTTACCCACAGCACGGTAGTAGTCGTCCCCTAGTTCTTTACACAGAGGGACAAGAATTTCTTCTCCGTTGAATGTGAAAGTCTCCTGCCCGGAAGGACGTTGCTGCATTTGATGATGGAATGGGATGACAACTACAGGAAACTCAAGTCCCTTTGATTTATGCATGGTAAGAATGCGGATAGCGTCCAGATTTTCCGGCATAGGAACTTTTTCTTCTACACCGCCTTCCTGCCAGAAGGTGAGGAAGGCTGAAAGGGAACGTAGCCCGTTTGTTTCTGCTGTGTGTACAATCTCTAAGAAACGGCGCAGGAAAATTTCATCCTGCGGGAAACGTTTGAATACGTCGAAATGTTCGAAAGCTTCACGTACAGTGTCATAGGCACTCATTAAGCCTGCCTGAGAATAGAATGGAGCAATCCATTGTTCCCATATTTGTGGATAGTCGGCCTTAAATGCGTTGAAAAGTGTTCCCTTGCGCGGAGTAGCGAGCCAGTCATCGAGTGCAGTCCTGTCTATTCCTGCCAGATCTCCGAATAGTTCTGAACCGCTGATCACTGACCAGAACGCAACATCGTGAAGTGGATAATCAAGAAAAGTAAGCAGGTTGACCACTTGTTGAACAACTGGATGGTCTGCAATGCAGAGGCTGTTCTCAGTAATAACTGGAAAGCCCCATTCCACAAGCCAATTCGCCAGTATGTTTGCTTCACCGTTAGTGCGAACCAGCATTGCAATATCTCTTAGTTTCCGTCGGTGCTGTAAGTCATCCACAAAAAGTGTTTTTAGTTTTTTGTGAACCGACTCAAACAAGGCTTCAGTGTTCTCTGCTTCAATGTCATACAATTTTACAAGGCCGCCACTACCTTCTTTGTGTGGTGGAACTTTCTGTGCTGCACCGGAAAAGCCCGCCATAATTTCAGCCGCAAGCTCGTCCACAACCTCTGCGGAAGCTTTGCCGATCAGGTCATTGGCAATACGCTTTGCAGTGTCTTCGTCCTCAAGACGTGAGAAGATGTCGTTGTTGAAGAGAACTACATTTTCACTACTGCGCCAGTTGTTATCAAGTGTTGTTCGTTCCGGATCTTCGGCAACGGCCTGAATAGCATCCTCATTCAAAATGCCGTCAAAAAGGTCGGAATCCCCACCGCGCCAACCGTAGATAGCCTGTTTTACATCACCAACGTAAACAACAGTACCTTCTTTTGCGAGACACTCAACAGCGAGAGGCTCAATAGCTTTCCATTGTGTTTTGGATGTGTCCTGAAATTCATCAATAAGCAGGTGAGTAAGACGTGTACCCATTCGGCAGAAAGCTTCAGATGCTGCATGTTCTCCGCTAAGCACTTTTTGCGCATAGATAGGCCATTGGGAAGCAGGAATAACACCTTTTTCCCGTTGCAATGTTTCCACCTCAGCGGCGAGTGGTTCTGCAATATTGATAAACGGAACAAGCTCTAAGGCTTTGCGGAGAATAGCGCCTTGTACTTCCAGCATGGCAAAGGTGTCACACAGATCTGCATATGCTTTATGCAAGTCAGCAGATGCTTTGCCTTTAGAAGCTTTCAGCACGCAGTCATCAATTGAAGGCTTTTTCGCATACGTGGCAGAAGGCAGTTTGGATGAGAATATAGAGAGAGCAAGGCATTTATCTAAAAACTTCGTAAAGTTTGCAGCAGGTTTTATGCCTTCTTCTGCGAGAAATTTTTGTACAGCTGTTGTGCTGTGGGTAAGCTCTTCGTGAAGCAGAACAAGCCAGCTGCGTAGTGCATCCCCGTCAACATCCGGTAATGCTCCGTGCTCCAGACGGTGTTTCATCAGGGCATGAATTTTTTCACGCAGCCTGTCACCTGTTACAAATCCATTCATGTCAGTATGAAAGAGCAAAGACTCGCATGCGTCTTTCAGCAGCGCGCTTTCTTTTCCGCCCTGTGATGCCCGGACAAGCATCTGGTCATAGAGAGGATCAAAGAGGATTGTGTCGTCAAAAATTGGTTCAAAATCTGGTGGCAAGGACAGATCAAGGGCACCAAGGCGTACCAGCATGTTCAGCAGACTGTCGATGGTGCGGATATTGAGCGAAGAGTAGCGCTGTAGCAGTCTGTTTACCCAGCGGTGGGCATCGCGGGGATCCCATCCCTGTGCAGGATTAGTCGGGTCGAGTTGTAGAGCACACTCCTTAAGAGAATGGATAACACGCTCACGCATTTCTGTTGCAGCTTTGTTGGTGAAGGTAACGGCAAGAATTTCATACCAATTGAACGTTCCGTCAGTGGTTGCAATGGCACAGGCAGAATTTTTTTCTTTTTGTTCATCCTGTGCTGCTCCGGCGAGGAGTGCTAAAAATTGGCGTGTGAGAGTGTATGTCTTGCCGGAACCGGCAGCAGCTTTGATCTGTTGGAGCATGGTGAGGAGTCCAAGATGGTTATAGTGGAGGTGGCTTAAGCGGGTAATCTGTTTCTGGGTTCCGTGCGGAAAAGCGCTTATGACTGTGAACTGATATTCGTGATTATGGTACGAGTTGGTTGCGTGTTAAAAAGAGACCAAGGTCGCGGGTATGGGGAACTTCTCTTGCGGGGAGAGGGCCGAATCTTCTCCCCGCGAGAGAACATATTGAAAAAATAAATGGTTGTCTGATGTTACTTTTCATCAATCGAGCAAGGCTCGCTGATAAGGACGGTATGTTCAAAATCAAGAAGTGTTGATTGTCCTGTAGATTCCATAACTGCACGCCAGTAGTCTGAGTGAGTATTAAGTTTACGACGTTTTCGGGTTACGAGGCGTAATGGAAGATGTATGAATCTGTCCATAAGTTTCGACACAACCATTGATGTTTTTCCAGCCATGGCGGCATGCACTGCATTCTGCCCGAGGAATCCGCAATAAACTCTGTCGTTGGCGTTAGCAGGTACAGAGCGGATAATGTAGCTTGGATCAATAAGTTTCAGGGAATGAGGTATGTTGCGCTCGTTCAGATAAGCATGGATTTCCTCTTTGAGGAATCCCATGATGTCCCCCAGAACTTTGTTTCCTGAGGCATCTTTTAAGTTTGTGTCGGAAAGCAGATGCTGTCCTGCGCCTTCTGCTATAACAATAACAGCATGACGACGAGCTAGCAGGCGTTCTTCCAGATCTTTAAGCAGCCCATTTTCACCGTGCAGATAAAACTCTTTTTCTGGAATGAGCACATAGTTTACTTCTTTGAGAGATAGTGATGCATGGGCTGCTATGAAGCCGGATTCGCGTCCCATGAGTTTAACAAGGCCAATGCCGTTCATAGAGCCTTGTGCTTCCGTATGTGCACATTGGATAGCTTCTGTTGCCTTATCGACAGCAGTTTCAAATCCGAAGGTCTGTGGAATAAAATCGATATCATTATCAATGGTTTTAGGAACCCCGATAACTGAAATTTTCAGCTGACGTTTGGTTACCTCGTCGACGATTGCACATGCGGCTTTCATGGTTCCGTCGCCGCCGATCATGAACAGACAGCTAATGTTGAGGCGTTCCAATGCGTCTACAATTTCCTCAGTAGACTGTGGCCCTCGGGAAGACCCGAGGATTGTGCCTCCTAGCAGGTGGATATGGGCAATCATTTCTGGCGTAAGTTCAATAACGTCGTGTCCGTATTTAGGGATAAAGCCTTCCAGCCCGTACTTGATACCAAGGACGCTGCTTACGTGATAATTATGAAATGCCGCCATAACGATGGAGCGGATAACTTCGTTGATGCCGGGGCATAGTCCGCCACAGGTTACAATTGCACATTTTGTTTTAGGGGTATCAAAAAATACATGCTGGCGTGGGCCTGCTTTTTCAAAATGAAGCGGGATTGGCTCGCCTGTAATTTCTTCCTGCAGTTCATTGTCTAGAAAAAACTCGACACCACGTGTGTCCGTCTCGAACTTGCATGCGGATAGAGGGGATGGAATTTTTGGGCATCCTAGAGTGGGGATAGTAGTTGAAATCGTAACATCATTATATTGTGCGTGCTTTTTGGGCATTGATATGCTCCTTAGATGTAGCTGTCGGGCGTATTGTTATTTGTTATCGTAGCCCATAATATACATTGTGATTTGTTTTAGGGCAAATTTGAAGCAGAATCATGACATAATGTAGAAAAATATGTTGCTTCTGGACAGGCAGAGGGAAACCGCCTAATTTTATCCCGCATTTCAGAATGTGGCTTTGTTGTGTATAGTCCTGTTCTGAATAGTGGGACATTGTCATGTACTGACTATATACTTAATTCGAGTTTGTTATGCCAAAAAAAACGCTTCTTATTACACTTGGTGATGCAAATGGACTCGGGCCGGAGTTGGCCTGCCGTCTGTTTGGTCAAGATATCTTTATCGCGGCGAAGCGTCCGATAATAATGATCGGCTCGGCTGCCTCTTTGCTGGTGCATACCGAGCGACTCAATATGGACCCGTTTTGGGAGACGATCGAGTCTCCGCGTGAGATTATAAGTAAGGCATACGGGGTCTATCTGTATGAACCTCCTTCAATCCGCAATATTCCAGTTACAGTTGGTCAAGCAACTAAAGAAGGTGGTTTTATTGCGGGTGAGTCTTTGCAGGCCGCTTGTCAGTGCATTACCGATGGTATTGCCACAGGTATGGTGACCTTGCCCTTGCATAAAGCAATGTTGCAGGAAGCAGGGTTTGATTTTCCGGGGCATACAGAGTTTTTAGCACGATATGCGGGGCTTGGTGATGATGAAGTCTGCATGCATTTGTGTGGTGACATTTTGCGGGTAAGCCTCGTAACAACACATCCTCCGCTCCGTGATGTTGCAGATATGATTACTGAAGAGCGTTTGTTGCGAACCTTCAGGCTGACTGATGCTTTTATGAAGCAAATAGGGCACGGAGACCGGCCAATAGCTGTATGTGGTTTAAATCCGCATGCTGGTGAATCCGGCAAGATCGGTACTGAGGATCAGGAGATTGTTGAGCCAGCTGTGCGTAAAGCTCAGGAAATGGGTATGAATATTGAAGGTCCGTTTCCTGCTGATACCTTGTTCCACAAGGCTGCACGCGGTGTATATTCTTCTGTAGTGGCTATGTATCATGATCAAGGACTTGCTCCTCTGAAATTGCTCCACTTCTCAGAAGCCGTTAACGTGACTCTCGGCTTGCCGTTTGTGCGTACATCGGTCGATCATGGTACGGGCTTCGACATTGTAGGCAAAGACATTGCCCATACAAATAGTTTCAGAGAAGCCATACGCCTTGCGATTTTAATGCTGGAAGGCGATGAACTGTAATCTGCTTTTTATTTTGATATTACTGGGCAGACAATGACACATTACTTGGCATTGTCTGCCTTTTTTGCATACACTGATGATTCTACAGGTAATATAGGAGGAAACCATGCTTATTGGTATTGATGTCGGCGGCACGCATACCGACGCAGTGGCCGTTGAGAATGGGAAAGTGGTTGCCTCGGGAAAAGTGCCCACAGTGCACGATGATTTACTGTCATCGGTACTGGGTGCGCTTGAGATAGTGCTTGAGGGTGTTTCTCCAGAAGATGTAACACGCCTTAATTTATCAACGACACTTTCAACAAATGCCATAGTTGAAGGACGTACAGATGATGTTGGTGTGATTGTTTCTTCAGGCCCCGGCATTGATCCGTATAATTTTCAGACCGGCAAATTTTATTTTCCTGTCAAAGGGTCTATTGACCATAGAGGGGAAGAGGTCGCCCCTGTCGCTGAGAAAGAAGTCATGGATGCTTTTGACACGTGTGTTGCGGCGGGAGTTACCTCGTTTGCCGCTGTTAGTAAGTTTTCTACAAGAAATCCTGCGCATGAAGAACGCATTGCGGAATTAGTTGCTTCTAAAAGTGATGTGATATCGTTAGGGCATCGTTTTTCCGGTCAACTCGGTTTTCCACGTCGCATTGCAACGGCTTACTACAACGCTGCTGTCTGGCGTCTCTATAACAGGTTTGCAGATGCTGTTGAAGCTGGAGTATGGGCAAAGGGGATTACTGCTCCTGTGAACATTCTTAAAGCTGATGGCGGGACAATGCCGCTTGAACGTTCTCGTGAGCTTCCTGTTGAGTCTATACTCTCAGGGCCTGCTGCCAGTGTTATGGGCGTGTTAGCGCAGCGCTGTGTTGGGGAAAAGTGTTCAAAGTCGGACTCACTGGAAGGTGAAACACTTATTCTTGATATCGGCGGTACGACCACGGACATAGCCTTGTTGGTAGCGGCGACACCCCTTGTAGAAAAAGACGGTATTTCCGTCGGTAGTTTCCCAACCTTGGTGCATGCGTTAAAAACTCGTTCCATAGGTGTCGGTGGTGACTCCGCGTTACGCTATTCAGCCGGTGCGCTACGTGTGGGGCCGGAACGAAAAGGTGTCTGTATGGCTGAAGGCGGAAGCAGCCCTGCGCTAATGGATGCACTTATTTACTGCGGGCATGCGTCTTTTGGTGATACTTCCGCGAGTCGGCATGGAATCGAACATTTTGCAGATCAATGTGGAATGGAGCCGTCAGCACTGGCAATGTCCGCAATTACCCTTGCGGTGAAAACAATATCACGGGCAGTGCATGAGTTTATCGAGGAAGTGAACAGCACTCCTGTATATACTATTCGAGAAATTTTGAGCGGGGATGAACTGACACCGACTCAGGTAAGCATTATGGGAGGGCCGGCAAAAGCTTTTCAGACATTACTTGCCGAAGAATTGCATGTGCCGGTGTATACTGTTCCACAGTACTCTGTGGCTAATGCCATTGGTGCTGCAATGACAAAGCCGACTTTTGAGCTGGAACTGTTTGCAGATACGGAAGCACAGACCCTTTTTATTCCTGTAGTAGGGGAGCGCCGCAGTGTTTCTTCAAATTATAAGTTGATTGATGCTGTACTGGATGCAAAAGAAGCTATGGTCGAGTACTTCTCGCAACGTAATATCATTATAAGTGCTGACGAGATAGAAGTGACTGAGCAGCAATCTTTCAATATGATTGGCGATTATGGCACGGTTGGAAGAAATATCCGTGTTAAATGTCAGATAACACCAGGAGTTGAAATATAGGATGCCTAAGATTCTAGCATACTGCGTATTACTTATCCTGCTTGCAACGCAAAGTTTTGCTATGCAGGCAACGGAACTCCAATCTCCCGAAGTTTCTCTTAAAACTATGATTGGTCAAATGATCATGGTGGGATTTCGTGGAGAGGGCGCCACTACCGCACGCGTTTTGTTGCGGGACATAAAGGAACATCAGATAGGTGGTGTTATTTTATTTGATAAAGATTGTCTTAGACCTCAGGCAGTGCGGAATATCATCAGTAAAGAGCAAGTACATGATCTTATTTCTGCATTGCAGGACGTTTCAACAATTCCCTTGTTTGTTGCTATAGATCAGGAAGGAGGACGTGTTTCACGGTTTAAGCCGAGTCATGGTTTTGCCGGAACGCCTTCTGCGCAAAAATTAGGCGAATTGCCTGTAAGTGAAAC
This sequence is a window from Halodesulfovibrio aestuarii DSM 17919 = ATCC 29578. Protein-coding genes within it:
- a CDS encoding UvrD-helicase domain-containing protein, with amino-acid sequence MLQQIKAAAGSGKTYTLTRQFLALLAGAAQDEQKEKNSACAIATTDGTFNWYEILAVTFTNKAATEMRERVIHSLKECALQLDPTNPAQGWDPRDAHRWVNRLLQRYSSLNIRTIDSLLNMLVRLGALDLSLPPDFEPIFDDTILFDPLYDQMLVRASQGGKESALLKDACESLLFHTDMNGFVTGDRLREKIHALMKHRLEHGALPDVDGDALRSWLVLLHEELTHSTTAVQKFLAEEGIKPAANFTKFLDKCLALSIFSSKLPSATYAKKPSIDDCVLKASKGKASADLHKAYADLCDTFAMLEVQGAILRKALELVPFINIAEPLAAEVETLQREKGVIPASQWPIYAQKVLSGEHAASEAFCRMGTRLTHLLIDEFQDTSKTQWKAIEPLAVECLAKEGTVVYVGDVKQAIYGWRGGDSDLFDGILNEDAIQAVAEDPERTTLDNNWRSSENVVLFNNDIFSRLEDEDTAKRIANDLIGKASAEVVDELAAEIMAGFSGAAQKVPPHKEGSGGLVKLYDIEAENTEALFESVHKKLKTLFVDDLQHRRKLRDIAMLVRTNGEANILANWLVEWGFPVITENSLCIADHPVVQQVVNLLTFLDYPLHDVAFWSVISGSELFGDLAGIDRTALDDWLATPRKGTLFNAFKADYPQIWEQWIAPFYSQAGLMSAYDTVREAFEHFDVFKRFPQDEIFLRRFLEIVHTAETNGLRSLSAFLTFWQEGGVEEKVPMPENLDAIRILTMHKSKGLEFPVVVIPFHHQMQQRPSGQETFTFNGEEILVPLCKELGDDYYRAVGKDCREQLHLLYVAWTRPVEELHAAITSTPTHERTSPLLKSLRVLLADYQDKMDEKGCITIGEAPESTLAEKQVETAEQTKLLPEHEDVLAWKPMHWLPRLKIFRNPLEEIIFDERRRGILVHTCLEHLRVLDTPQEDIHRAIQHGMREYPLPMENRAEVEEELTDMLLWLTTLPDFTKWQHFGRPEQGIMDEHGNQHRADLLVREPDAITIIEYKTGGHDPAHKQQVRRYLNLLNAMPAYDNCTLLGTIIYLDSRETVDVTLSTGA
- a CDS encoding ATP-dependent 6-phosphofructokinase, encoding MPKKHAQYNDVTISTTIPTLGCPKIPSPLSACKFETDTRGVEFFLDNELQEEITGEPIPLHFEKAGPRQHVFFDTPKTKCAIVTCGGLCPGINEVIRSIVMAAFHNYHVSSVLGIKYGLEGFIPKYGHDVIELTPEMIAHIHLLGGTILGSSRGPQSTEEIVDALERLNISCLFMIGGDGTMKAACAIVDEVTKRQLKISVIGVPKTIDNDIDFIPQTFGFETAVDKATEAIQCAHTEAQGSMNGIGLVKLMGRESGFIAAHASLSLKEVNYVLIPEKEFYLHGENGLLKDLEERLLARRHAVIVIAEGAGQHLLSDTNLKDASGNKVLGDIMGFLKEEIHAYLNERNIPHSLKLIDPSYIIRSVPANANDRVYCGFLGQNAVHAAMAGKTSMVVSKLMDRFIHLPLRLVTRKRRKLNTHSDYWRAVMESTGQSTLLDFEHTVLISEPCSIDEK
- the pdxA gene encoding 4-hydroxythreonine-4-phosphate dehydrogenase PdxA, whose product is MPKKTLLITLGDANGLGPELACRLFGQDIFIAAKRPIIMIGSAASLLVHTERLNMDPFWETIESPREIISKAYGVYLYEPPSIRNIPVTVGQATKEGGFIAGESLQAACQCITDGIATGMVTLPLHKAMLQEAGFDFPGHTEFLARYAGLGDDEVCMHLCGDILRVSLVTTHPPLRDVADMITEERLLRTFRLTDAFMKQIGHGDRPIAVCGLNPHAGESGKIGTEDQEIVEPAVRKAQEMGMNIEGPFPADTLFHKAARGVYSSVVAMYHDQGLAPLKLLHFSEAVNVTLGLPFVRTSVDHGTGFDIVGKDIAHTNSFREAIRLAILMLEGDEL